A region of the Raphanus sativus cultivar WK10039 unplaced genomic scaffold, ASM80110v3 Scaffold2017, whole genome shotgun sequence genome:
atcaaagaaagaaaagatttaATGATATGCTTTCTTACCAGAAGCTGTTGATGAATGTATCAGAAACCTGACGGCCACCGCTATTAAAAGCACCTCCAGCTTCTCCAACCCAAGCAGAAGCCCAAGGTCCATGTTCTTGAATCGTTCTGTCAACGTTCTCGAATGTTCCTGAAACTGATCCGCTCAAGTAGTTTGGATCTAGTATCCTACTCCCAAGCTTTGGATCATTCCCTGAACAAAAGATTCATCCTAAACTCAACACTCAGCATTGTTTAGAAACGCTACAAAAGAGAGCAAGTCCAATTAATGCAAGACCTGGACCAAGATTGTATATATGATGAGTCATGACATCAAGAACACCAGGTCCAGAGAGGCGAAAAAGCTCAGAGTACCATTTTTCTTCATAGAACCCTCCAGGAGCTAGAAGCAAAGGTTTGGTCCGAGAACTCTTGTAAACGTTCTTGATTACATCTTTCAGTACTATCAAGTCGTTACCGTAGAGCTCTACACTCACACTTGTACCAATCCCGCTTCCACTAAGCTCATTACCTAATCAAGAGCCaagaaacagaaataaaaaaaaaattattaaagaacGGAGCAGGCAGAGGAAAAGAGATACAAGTTATATACATACCAAACTCCCATGAGTCTATAGTATAACCCTTAGAGACTGTATAGTTCATGAAATCTTGAGTGTTGGTGTGATCCCACTCCCCTCCCCATGCATTTCCACTGAGTTTCTCTCTACCGTATAACGCATTCAAACCGAAAGTCACAATAGCCCTGCAGAGATAATAAGAGTTTAGATCATTGTGGTTACTACTATACTAGTAAGTAggcttaatttgtttttacatACCCGGTTGCGTGGAAGAAACGGTTAAGTTCGTCCCAACGTTCCATATGCAAACATCCTTCAGAGAATCCGAACAAGCCATCGCcagtcttcttgaacccactgcAAGGAGTCTTCAAGTCACCTACGTCGTAGATCACTTGATCTTGCAAGGAGCCACCTATTCTTATCCTCAGCGCCTTGAAAGCTTGAATGGCTTTAGCAAGAAGAGGAGAAGACAAGTTCTGAAAAACATCAAGACAAGGACCTTTCGGTTAGATGAAGTAACTAACATTAGGGTAAGTGTGGTCAAAGCTTGAAAggtgtttattatttttatatttaccaAGTTGATGAGAGAGGCGTAGCCCCAGGGACACTGATCATAATTGCATTTTTCAGGTGGCCACCAATCAAGTGTTGCGCAGACAAAGTTGTCATCGATCTCAGCGATTTGGCGTGTACCGTCTATTACAATAGTGGTTTGTTCCAGGTTGGTGGCAGAAGTAACACCAAGACAACCCAAGAACACAAGGAAACAAACGTTGTTgctcattttttttgtttggtttgtttgtgACGCACGTCTCTCTATCGGTTGATCTGAAAGCAAGAAAACATAAAGCATAAATTTATACTTTCAGAGAGACCAAGAAAAAATTAGTTGAGGAACTAAGGAAAATACAatgcagaggaagaagaggaacaaAACTCAAACTTGCTTATCAAAACAAGCAAATGATTACAGAGGAAACTAAGAAATTTAATAAGAAACATCCTATAGAGATAaaccttaaaaatataaataatggatGGTTGTTGTTGAACTGGAATAAGCAGATTATCCTTAAAAAAgaaaccactacaagaaaacatattatttaccaGGGCGAtattcgttgtaaattcgttgtaaaagggggattacgacgaatttacctcGAAAAGCGATTCGTTGTTATTCGTCCGTCGTAAAAGAAGATTCGTCGTAAACGCCACGTAACGGTTACGAGTTAATGAATTCGTCGTAAAGGCGAAGGAAAGCATTCGTCGTAATGTCCACGTAAAGCCTCGTTGTAACTAACTCGTAAAGATTCGTCGTAAAGAAGTTGTAAAGAATTCGATGTAAATTCGATGTAAACATTcaatgtaaattcgttgtaaaatttACGACGACTTTACATCTCCTTCGTTGTAAACTCGATGTAATTATTTACATCGTATTTACGAGTacttcgatgtaaattcgttgtaaactttacgacgaatttacatcgttattttatttattatattaattatattaatttcatttattattttatttttatttataataaatttggaaattataaaaattaaaatttcaaataataaaaaacaattgtttagaaaataaatattccataaataaaatttaagttttaatattttacaaaacaaaattataaaaataaaaatctacggGAGCGATACATCATCAAAGTAGCCGGTCCCGCTCGGTCCCTCTCCGCTCGTTCCCGCTCCCACTGGATCGGTAGATTCGGGATCCCGTTGTTGCATCCCGAGAGCTTCTCGTCTGGCCGCCAACGCTCTCTGCATGTTGGGGTTCC
Encoded here:
- the LOC108805377 gene encoding heparanase-like protein 2 isoform X1; amino-acid sequence: MLYVFLLSDQPIERRASQTNQTKKMSNNVCFLVFLGCLGVTSATNLEQTTIVIDGTRQIAEIDDNFVCATLDWWPPEKCNYDQCPWGYASLINLNLSSPLLAKAIQAFKALRIRIGGSLQDQVIYDVGDLKTPCSGFKKTGDGLFGFSEGCLHMERWDELNRFFHATGAIVTFGLNALYGREKLSGNAWGGEWDHTNTQDFMNYTVSKGYTIDSWEFGNELSGSGIGTSVSVELYGNDLIVLKDVIKNVYKSSRTKPLLLAPGGFYEEKWYSELFRLSGPGVLDVMTHHIYNLGPGNDPKLGSRILDPNYLSGSVSGTFENVDRTIQEHGPWASAWVGEAGGAFNSGGRQVSDTFINSFWYLDQFGMSSMHNTKVYCRQALVGGFYGLLEKETFVPNPDYYSALLWHRLMGKGVLGVQTNASEYLRTYVHCSKGRTGITILLINLSQQTTFTVAVSNGVKVVLQAESTKRRSFLETIKNKVSWVGNKASDGYLNREEYHLRPKDGDLRSKIMLLNGKPLEPTAAGDIPKLEPVRHGVRSPVYINPLSISFIVLPTFDAPACS
- the LOC108805377 gene encoding heparanase-like protein 2 isoform X2, with translation MSNNVCFLVFLGCLGVTSATNLEQTTIVIDGTRQIAEIDDNFVCATLDWWPPEKCNYDQCPWGYASLINLNLSSPLLAKAIQAFKALRIRIGGSLQDQVIYDVGDLKTPCSGFKKTGDGLFGFSEGCLHMERWDELNRFFHATGAIVTFGLNALYGREKLSGNAWGGEWDHTNTQDFMNYTVSKGYTIDSWEFGNELSGSGIGTSVSVELYGNDLIVLKDVIKNVYKSSRTKPLLLAPGGFYEEKWYSELFRLSGPGVLDVMTHHIYNLGPGNDPKLGSRILDPNYLSGSVSGTFENVDRTIQEHGPWASAWVGEAGGAFNSGGRQVSDTFINSFWYLDQFGMSSMHNTKVYCRQALVGGFYGLLEKETFVPNPDYYSALLWHRLMGKGVLGVQTNASEYLRTYVHCSKGRTGITILLINLSQQTTFTVAVSNGVKVVLQAESTKRRSFLETIKNKVSWVGNKASDGYLNREEYHLRPKDGDLRSKIMLLNGKPLEPTAAGDIPKLEPVRHGVRSPVYINPLSISFIVLPTFDAPACS